TCGGCGGTCAGGCCGCCGTCGCGGTGCCGACCGGCGTCGTCACGACGATCTTCGGTGCGGTGTTCCTGATCGCCCTCGCGTTGCGCGCGAAGGCGTCGTCCGACGGCGCCGCGAGCGGCTTCGTCATCGGCGCGACCCTCTCGCCGCGTGCCCGGCTGCTCGTCATCGTCGGGGCGGCCGCGCTCCTCGTCGCGGTCGCGTTCGCCTCGCTCCTCCTCGGCGACGCCAAGCTGCTCGGCGGCGACATCGTCAACTGGATCACGGGCCGCGCGGGCCCGCTCGTCGAGTTCGTCATGAACACGCGTGCCCCGCGGGTCGCGGCCGCGATCCTCGCCGGGGCTGCGCTCGCGCTCGCGGGCACCGTCGTACAGGCGGTCGCCCGCAACCCGCTCGCGGAGCCGGCGATCCTCGGCGTCACCGGGGGAGCGGGCGTGGGCGCCGTACTCGTCATCACGGTGTGGCCGCTCGCGACGTTCCTGGGGGTCACAGCGGGCGGACTCGTGGGCGCGGTGTTCGCCGCGGCGATCGTCTTCGGGCTCTCCGCGGCCGGTGGGCTCGCGAGCACCCGACTCATCCTCATCGGCCTCGGCGTCTCTGCGGCGACCGCCGCCTCGACGGCGATGCTGATCATCGCGACCGACCCGTACAACGCCGCCAAGGCGCTCACCTGGATGTCGGGCTCGACCTACGGTCGCACCGTGCCGCAGCTCGTGCCGCTGCTCATCGTCGTGCTGCTCGCGCTCCCGGTGCTGCTCTCGGCGCGTCGCGAGCTCGACCTGCTCGCGTTCGACGACGACACTCCGCGCGTGCTCGGCGTCGCGATCGGGCGGTCGCGATTCGGCCTCCTGGCCGTGAGCGTCGCGCTCACCGCCACGGCCGTCGCCGCCGTCGGCGTGATCGGATTCGTCGGACTCGTCGCGCCGCACGCAGCACGCGCGCTCGTCGGGTCGCAGCACGCTCGCGTGCTGCCGCTCGCGGCGCTCCTCGGCGCGCTGCTCGTGTGCGTCGCCGACACGCTCGGCCGCACGTTCATCGCCCCGGCGCAATTGCCAGCCGGACTGCTCACCGCGGTGGTCGGCGCGCCGTACTTCGTGTGGCTGCTCTGGCGTTCGCGGCGCGCGGCGTGATGCAGCGAGGGGGTCGGATGTCCCTGGGCGCGAGCCGCGGCATCCGATTCCGGGGTGCTCGTGGTGGTTCACGCGCGCGCGGCGCTTGTGCCAGACTTAGGTAATGCTTACCTCACTTACCGGCGTCGAGTCGCGCCCTCGTCCCGCCTACCGCACCTACCGGGCGAGCGTGTCGCGGGTCGAACGCCTGACGCCGCACTTCACGCGAGTGACGTTCGCGGGCGAGGAGCTCGGGGGCTTCGGCACCGCCGGGCTCGACCAGCGGATCAAGATCGTGCTGCCCCTGTCCGAGGTGGGCTTCGCCGCGTTCCCCGACGTCGACGACTGGTACGGCGCCTGGCGGGAGCTGCCGGCCGAGTCGCGCAACCCGTTCCGCACGTACACGGCGCGAGCGGTGCGCCCCGCGCTTCGCGAGGTCGACGTCGACTTCGTCGGCCACGGCGACGGCGGCCCGGCCTCGGCGTGGGCGATGAACGCCGCGCCCGGCGACGAGATCGTGCTCATCGGCCCCGACGAGCTGAGCGAGGGCCGTGCCACCGGCATCGACTGGCGCCCCGGCGTCGTCGACACCGTGCTGCTCGCCGGCGACGAGACGGCGGCCCCGGCGATCGCGTCGATCCTCGAGGCGCTGCCCGCCGACGCATCCGGTGTCGCGCTCATCGAGGTGCCGAGCGCCGACGATGTGCTCGAACTGCGCCACCCGGCGGGGATCGAGGTGCGCTGGCTGCCCCGTGCCGTCGCCGACGCCGGCCACGGCGGCGAGCTCATCCCCGCCGTGCGCGACTGGGTCGTGCGCCACCTCGTGAGCCGTGCGGCCCTCGTGCCGAGCGAGGATGCCGCAGCGGCACTCGAGGCCGCCGAACGCGCCGACGCCGACGACGCGCCGCTGTGGGACGTGCCCGAGGGGCACAGCCTCGACGGCGACTGCTACGCATGGCTCGCCGGTGAGGCATCCGCCATCACGACCCTCCGCCGGTTCCTCGTGCGCGAGGCCGGCCTCGATCGCCGCCAGGTGGCGTTCATGGGCTATTGGCGGCACGGCCGCGCCGAGCTCGACTGAGCCGGTGGCCGAACGGATGTCGCGAGCGCCAGGCGATGCCCGCCGTGGCACGCGGCCAGGTCGCCCAGGTGGTCCGGGCCGTTCGCGGTTCACCGCGCCGCGCGTCGCCTCGGCAGGTAGCCGCCCGCTTCGAGCCCGGCCTCGATCTCGAACCGGTTCTTCAGCGGGTTGCGGCCCGCGATGAGGTAGAGAAACGGGAAGAGCATGCCGTAGCGCTGCCACTGCTCCTTGTGCACGGCCTCATGCCCGAGCACGTGCACGCCCGTGTTGCGGTCGGTGAGGTAGCAGCCGCCGACGCACGAACCGCCCCGGCCGAACGTCCACTTCGGCATGCCCGTGAAGATGATGAGGCCGTCCTTCACCTCGATGGGTCCCGTGCTCCAGAGGAACCCCCAGGTGAAGCCCACGAGCGTCGCGTACCAGTAGCCGGCGCGGCTGATGGGGGAGTCGGTGAGCCGCACTCGCAGCACCCGGCCGCTCACGCCGCGGTCTCTTCGGTCTCGGCAGGTTCTTCAGCCGACTCCACCTCGACGGCACCCGGCCGGCCGAGCGCCTCGAGCAGTCGCAGCCACACCTCGCTCATGGTGGGGAAGGCGGGGACCGCGTGCCAGAGCCGGTCGACCGACACCTCGCCGACGATCGCGATGGTCGCCGCCTGCAACAGCTCGGCGACGTCTTGGCCGACGAAGGTCGCGCCGACCACCGTGCCGAGGTCGGTGTCGACGACGAGACGCGCGTGCCCGTCGTATCCGTCGGCGAGAATGCCGGCACCGCTCACGGCGCCGAGATCGACGTCGGCGACGCGCACCGATCGGCCCGCTCGCTCGGCGCCCTTCGCGGTGAGCCCGACCGAGACGCACTCCGGCTCCGAGAACACGACGCTCGGCACCGCGGAGTGATCGGCCGTCGCGACGTGCGCGCCCCACGGCGCCGCGTCGACCGGCCGGCCGAGCGCTCGCGCCGCGATCACATCGCCGGCCGCGCGCGCCTGGTACTTGCCCTGGTGGGTGAGGAGCGCGCGGTGGTTGACGTCGCCCACGGCGTAGAGCCAGCCAGCCCCCTCGCTGTCGGGGAGGCCCTGCACCAGCAGCGTGTCGTCGACCTCGAGCCAGGCACCGGGCTCGAGGCCCACCGTCTCGATGCCGAGCGACTCGGTGCGCGGCTTCCGCCCGGTTGCGACGAGCACCTCGTCGGCCGTCACCGTGGAGCCGTCGCCGAGCGTCACGACGACCTCGTCGGCGTCGTTGCGTTCGACCTTCACCGTTTCGACGCCGAGGCGAACGGATGCCCCGAGCCCCTCGAGTCCGCGCGCCACGGCCTCGCCGGCGAACGGCTCCATCGCGCCGAGCAGGCCGCTGCGGGCGAGCAAGGTGACGTCGGCGCCGAGCCCCGCGTACGCGGTCGCCATCTCGACGGCGACGACGCCGCCGCCGATGATCGCGAGTCGCGCGGGCACGTGCTTCACGCTGGTCGCGTCGCGGCTCGTCCATGGCCGGGCGTCGGCGAGCCCGTCGATCGGCGGCACGACCGGGTCGGAGCCGGGCGCGACCGCGACCGCGCGGCGGGCGACGAGCGTGAGCTCGGTGCCGTCGGGCCGCTCAACGGTGACGCGGCGCGGCCCGTCGAGGCGACCGTGGCCGCGCTCGAGCTCGGCGCCGATGCCCGCCAGCCACTCGACGTCGCCGTCATCCTTCCAATCCGAGACCCAGTAGTCGCGCCGGCGTAGGACGGCGGCCACGTCGAGCTCCCCGGTGATCGCCTCCGCGGCCCCGGGAACGCGCTTCGCGGCGCGGAGCACAGCGGAGCTGCGCAGTAGCGTCTTCGACGGCACGCACGCCCAGTTCGTGCACTCACCGCCGAGCAGCTCATGCTCGACGAGCACGACCTCGAGCCCCGCCGCCCTCGCCCGATCAGCGACGTTCTCTCCGACCGGTCCGCCGCCGATGACGACGACATCCACCTCGCGCTCCATCCCGACTCCTTCCGGCCCCCGGCACCTGCCGAGCACGCCTGGGCTCAAGCCTAGGCAGACCGGACGACTCGGGGCATCCGCGATTCAGTCGACGTCGGCGCTGACCCCCGACGTGAGCGCGGCGACGAGGCGGAGGATCGTGGGCAGGTCGTCGGTCGCAGCCTCGAGTGAACCGGGTGCGAACCCGGCGATCGCGCCGCCCGCGAGCGGGAATCGCGCCACCACCGCGCGCAGGAGCGCGGTGAGCTCGGGGGAGGCGATGCCGAACGGCATCGGGTACGAGAGGCCCGCGAGCGCGGAGGGGTCGAGCACGTCGAGATCGACGTGGACGAAGACGCGTGACGCGCCGGTCGCCTCGAGGGCGGCGATCACGACGGTCGGGTCGGAGAGGTCTTCCACGGTGAGCACGCTCACGCCGTGCTCGTCGATGAAGCGGCGCTCCTCGTCGTCGATGGCG
The Agromyces albus DNA segment above includes these coding regions:
- a CDS encoding iron ABC transporter permease, whose amino-acid sequence is MSSSAPGAGGFGRVGAVALIALGAVLAALLAAAHVTQGASSVGLPELLGLLVGGSDDQAAAVLVASRMPRLVAGVLVGVALGVAGLVMQTVSRNILASPDTLAVNAGAYLAVVAVTAFGVVLPVVGGGVVAFVGGLAAATLVLALSVGARGGGTVRLVLAGSAIALALAALTTMLLLLFPERTTGLYAWGNGTLAQTGMDPMLQLGPVVLVAVGALFVIARPLDIVSLGDDTATTLGVRVRRTRLGGILIAVLLSAAAVTIAGPIGFVGLAAPAIVRLVAVRVPGMQRHVLLIPAAAVTGVVVVLGADVLLRLVFGGQAAVAVPTGVVTTIFGAVFLIALALRAKASSDGAASGFVIGATLSPRARLLVIVGAAALLVAVAFASLLLGDAKLLGGDIVNWITGRAGPLVEFVMNTRAPRVAAAILAGAALALAGTVVQAVARNPLAEPAILGVTGGAGVGAVLVITVWPLATFLGVTAGGLVGAVFAAAIVFGLSAAGGLASTRLILIGLGVSAATAASTAMLIIATDPYNAAKALTWMSGSTYGRTVPQLVPLLIVVLLALPVLLSARRELDLLAFDDDTPRVLGVAIGRSRFGLLAVSVALTATAVAAVGVIGFVGLVAPHAARALVGSQHARVLPLAALLGALLVCVADTLGRTFIAPAQLPAGLLTAVVGAPYFVWLLWRSRRAA
- a CDS encoding siderophore-interacting protein — protein: MLTSLTGVESRPRPAYRTYRASVSRVERLTPHFTRVTFAGEELGGFGTAGLDQRIKIVLPLSEVGFAAFPDVDDWYGAWRELPAESRNPFRTYTARAVRPALREVDVDFVGHGDGGPASAWAMNAAPGDEIVLIGPDELSEGRATGIDWRPGVVDTVLLAGDETAAPAIASILEALPADASGVALIEVPSADDVLELRHPAGIEVRWLPRAVADAGHGGELIPAVRDWVVRHLVSRAALVPSEDAAAALEAAERADADDAPLWDVPEGHSLDGDCYAWLAGEASAITTLRRFLVREAGLDRRQVAFMGYWRHGRAELD
- a CDS encoding Fe-S oxidoreductase, which encodes MSGRVLRVRLTDSPISRAGYWYATLVGFTWGFLWSTGPIEVKDGLIIFTGMPKWTFGRGGSCVGGCYLTDRNTGVHVLGHEAVHKEQWQRYGMLFPFLYLIAGRNPLKNRFEIEAGLEAGGYLPRRRAAR
- a CDS encoding dihydrolipoyl dehydrogenase family protein, with product MEREVDVVVIGGGPVGENVADRARAAGLEVVLVEHELLGGECTNWACVPSKTLLRSSAVLRAAKRVPGAAEAITGELDVAAVLRRRDYWVSDWKDDGDVEWLAGIGAELERGHGRLDGPRRVTVERPDGTELTLVARRAVAVAPGSDPVVPPIDGLADARPWTSRDATSVKHVPARLAIIGGGVVAVEMATAYAGLGADVTLLARSGLLGAMEPFAGEAVARGLEGLGASVRLGVETVKVERNDADEVVVTLGDGSTVTADEVLVATGRKPRTESLGIETVGLEPGAWLEVDDTLLVQGLPDSEGAGWLYAVGDVNHRALLTHQGKYQARAAGDVIAARALGRPVDAAPWGAHVATADHSAVPSVVFSEPECVSVGLTAKGAERAGRSVRVADVDLGAVSGAGILADGYDGHARLVVDTDLGTVVGATFVGQDVAELLQAATIAIVGEVSVDRLWHAVPAFPTMSEVWLRLLEALGRPGAVEVESAEEPAETEETAA